TTTGGGCGATCGCCTGAAGAAATCCAGCACTAGCAGAGAGATCAGGTAGGGTAGATGGAGCAATTTTTCTGAAATGGATGTGGCAATGGTTGTTTTACAGCAGTGGTTAACCCTAGCAATCGCCCAATGGCTCGTGCTTTGGCCAATGGTTTTGCTTGGAGTTTGTCTATCGACGGCTGCCCTGATGCTGACGCCACGCCCCTGGTGGGAAAAAATGCTTCCCCAAAATCCCTGGGGGCAACTCCTCAGCGGACTAACTTTAGGTTTGCTGCTGCCCCTCGGCACGGGGGGAGCACCGCCCCTGGTGCGACGTCTGTTTTGGCAAACGGGCTCTACGGCCGGGGCGATCGCCTTTTGGTTAACCACAGTTTCCCTAAATCCATTTGTCCTTTGGGCATCATGGCAGCAGTTGTCAGGGCGCGGTGGCCTGGTATTTTTCTATGGCAGCTTGAGCCTCACCATTGTTGTTTTTATTAGCGGCATTTTTACCTTTGAGCGCCAACGGCGCAGCTTCCCCCTAGGAGAGGCAGAAACATTTATCTACCCGGCGATCGCCAGACCCAGTTCCTATCGCCTCCCGTCAACCCAACCAGAAGCCCCTAGCACCATAAGTAAGCTGACCATTTTACCGACCATACGCCGCTTCCGCTCCCTGGCAGCAGCCCAAAATTTCGTTCAAGAACTCTTAGAATGGTCTGCCTGGCTCCTGATCGCCTGTGGAGTGATGGCGGGTGGACAACTCCTTTTTCCCCTAGAAGCCCTCCTTAACAAAGGTATTCTTGGCCTGTTGGGAGCAGGATTTCTCTATGCGATTCAACCAGCGACAACAGCGGCGATCGCCGACTTATCCTTGGGGAATTACAGCTCTGGCGTGGCCCTCGGTCTGTTGCTAACGGGCACGTTTCTAAATG
The nucleotide sequence above comes from [Synechococcus] sp. NIES-970. Encoded proteins:
- a CDS encoding putative permease, whose amino-acid sequence is MVVLQQWLTLAIAQWLVLWPMVLLGVCLSTAALMLTPRPWWEKMLPQNPWGQLLSGLTLGLLLPLGTGGAPPLVRRLFWQTGSTAGAIAFWLTTVSLNPFVLWASWQQLSGRGGLVFFYGSLSLTIVVFISGIFTFERQRRSFPLGEAETFIYPAIARPSSYRLPSTQPEAPSTISKLTILPTIRRFRSLAAAQNFVQELLEWSAWLLIACGVMAGGQLLFPLEALLNKGILGLLGAGFLYAIQPATTAAIADLSLGNYSSGVALGLLLTGTFLNGISLIFLINVVRWRAYSYLVLLLGLSVLALDLWLNFYVF